The following are encoded together in the Panicum virgatum strain AP13 chromosome 6K, P.virgatum_v5, whole genome shotgun sequence genome:
- the LOC120711946 gene encoding zinc finger protein CONSTANS-LIKE 2-like — protein sequence MMGSEGSTSPAAGGASCAVCGGAAAVYCAADAAALCSPCDAAVHAANLLASRHERVPLAMAAAAAAASGVYDDLFAPDDVDAASSWPEAAAPAQGQGSPHQNGSSSTSFTTSDSGAEGRSLFDLLSDVDLATAACVTGGGYLPDGLAPVHHGGAAAPLWSQPGMAAWAAAWSSPADTAAVVVPGAAAVVAAAAERVARVQRYREKRKNRKFQKTIRYASRKAYAEARPRIKGRFVKRAPAAAAATNASDTAKFWLSFSDDARDDGVGFYVDAAAYGVVPSF from the coding sequence ATGATGGGAAGCGAAGGCAGCACGAGCCCAGCGGCGGGGGGAGCCTCCTGCGcggtctgcggcggcgcggcggcggtgtactgcgcggcggacgcggcggcgctctgcagCCCCTGCGACGCCGCTGTGCACGCGGCCAACCTGCTGGCGTCGCGCCACGAGCGCGTGCCtctcgccatggccgcggcggcggcggcggcatccggcGTGTACGACGACCTCTTCGCGCCCGACGACGTCGACGCCGCGTCGTcgtggccggaggcggcggcgcccgcgcagGGGCAGGGGAGCCCCCACCAGAACGGCAGCTCGTCGACCAGCTTCACCACCAGCGACAGCGGCGCGGAGGGCAGGAGCCTGTTCGACCTGCTCTCCGACGTCGACCTCGCGACGGCCGCCTGCGTCACGGGCGGCGGGTACCTGCCGGACGGCTTGGCACCCGTCCAtcacggcggcgctgcggctccGCTGTGGTCGCAGCCCGGCATGGCCGCGTGGGCGGCCGCGTGGTCCTCCCCAGCGGATACCGCGGCCGTCGTCgtcccgggcgccgccgccgtggtcgccgcggcggcggagcgggtggCGAGGGTGCAGAGGTACCGCGAGAAGCGCAAGAACCGCAAGTTCCAGAAGACCATCCGCTACGCGTCCCGCAAGGCCTACGCCGAGGCCCGCCCGAGGATCAAGGGCCGCTTCGTCaagcgcgcccccgccgccgccgccgccacgaacGCCTCCGACACGGCCAAGTTCTGGCTCTCCTTCTCCGACGACGCCCGCGACGACGGCGTCGGGTTCTACGTCGACGCCGCGGCCTACGGTGTCGTGCCAAGCTTCTAG